From a region of the Podospora pseudopauciseta strain CBS 411.78 chromosome 7 map unlocalized CBS411.78m_7, whole genome shotgun sequence genome:
- the TRK1 gene encoding low affinity potassium transporter (EggNog:ENOG503NV12; COG:P), whose amino-acid sequence MERFKQWIATKPFTAQRCKQFIYTRPRWLFEFIFPQNQGFPFIRYHYYLIISLALIGALITWGAGKHSGGTAEIRFIDALFFTAGASTQAGLNTVDINLLTTFQQAIFYLWPMMANPITVNSLVVQLRLYWFEKKFQHITRNARLARVPLAKSFTKSRTKAKQQDGDVEKGVNGRKITVMLNGKKSRINNDGTLLGDAKNKGRHGLGLTAANRTATDGGLDGPLDKADRHTGPAVTSSMTEPRRPALKFADTVTKSDGLGEDFLKLPRMRSDEEHIAIVERQKKGDDEVLRIPNPRDVERGLGPKRVEAGDNEDELLSPHAEAFNLDGEPRAQAADGRHPAITIEEPDRRKLQETDSDEFLDDVRAAAHTFDFLKPHFPRHKKKQDDVEKEPVIPGPSQNRRRQSMQTLRTAFSNNKAEGTPYLSWEPTVGRNSLFPELTEEQREELGGIEYRSLKTLARVLTVYFWGYTALGVVGLLPWILQATQYGQVVEAAGQNKVWWAFFTSQSAFMDLGFTLTPDSMNSFSTATWPLLWMSFLIVIGNTGFPIMLRFMIWVLSLIVPKNSGMYEELRFLLDHPRRCFTLLFPSKATWWLLGFLVLLNGLDVMFFIVLDLGQEGPVASMSDGQKVLNGIFEAASTRTAGFSCVNLSLLHPAVQVSYMIMMYISVFPIAISVRRTNVYEENALGIYSHGEEEEHSKANHNDWSHVGTHARRQLSFDLPFIALGLFILAISEGPRIMNPEDAANGFTMFSMLFESISAYGTVGMSLGYSTINASLSAEFSDVGKLIIICLMIRGRHRGLPYGLDRAILLPSDALNAKDAMAADTEGRLARQISRMSVATHRSDTTHNQRGLGHVLAAILHPGPPVPPEPPMEAIHRRSTDPGSDAEPQPMRVTSRRTEPGVVRRSVSHLFSPRPRTAGGHEDD is encoded by the exons atggAGCGGTTCAAGCAATGGATCGCCACCAAGCCTTTCACGGCCCAGCGCTGCAAGCAATTCATTTATACTAGACCCCGCTGGCTCTTCGAATTCATCTTTCCGCAGAACCAGGGCTTCCCCTTCATAAGATATCACT ACTATTTGATCATATCCCTCGCGCTGATCGGCGCCCTCATCACTTGGGGAGCTGGCAAACACAGTGGTGGTACTGCCGAGATTAGATTTATCGACGCCCTCTTCTTCACGGCCGGCGCCTCCACCCAGGCCGGCCTGAACACGGTCGACATCAACCTTTTGACCACCTTTCAGCAAGCCATTTTCTACCTGTGGCCCATGATGGCAAATCCCATCACGGTAAACTCGCTTGTTGTCCAACTCCGTCTCTACTGGTTCGAAAAGAAGTTCCAGCACATAACCCGAAATGCCCGACTCGCCAGGGTCCCTCTCGCGAAATCGTTTACCAAGTCGCGGACTAAGGCGAAGCAGCAGGACGGCGACGTCGAAAAGGGTGTAAATGGCAGAAAGATTACCGTTATGTTGAACGGTAAAAAGTCACGCATCAACAACGACGGGACCCTGCTGGGCGATGCTAAGAATAAGGGCAGGCATGGTCTCGGCCTCACGGCGGCAAACCGGACTGCCACAGATGGGGGCTTGGACGGCCCATTGGATAAGGCAGATCGGCATACCGGCCCAGCCGTCACATCATCCATGACGGAACCCCGGAGGCCAGCTCTCAAGTTCGCCGACACGGTCACGAAAAGCGACGGTCTGGGCGAGGATTTCCTCAAACTCCCACGGATGCGATCGGACGAGGAGCATATTGCCATAGTCGAACGACAGAAGAAGGGAGACGACGAGGTGCTGCGAATCCCGAATCCGAGAGACGTAGAACGCGGCCTGGGCCCCAAGCGTGTTGAGGCTGGAGACAATGAGGACGAATTGCTGTCACCTCATGCGGAAGCTTTCAATCTGGATGGAGAACCTCGAGCTCAAGCAGCTGACGGCCGCCATCCGGCCATCACTATTGAGGAGCCTGATCGTCGCAAGTTGCAGGAGACGGATTCGGATGAGTTCCTGGACGATGTTAGAGCCGCTGCCCACACGTTTGACTTTTTGAAGCCGCATTTTCCTCGGCACAAAAAGAAGCAAGACGACGTGGAAAAGGAACCCGTCATTCCCGGCCCTTCCCAGAACAGGCGTCGCCAGTCGATGCAGACGCTGCGAACCGCCTtttccaacaacaaggcCGAAGGCACGCCGTATCTGAGCTGGGAGCCCACCGTCGGCCGCAACTCTCTTTTCCCGGAGCTTACTGAAGAGCAGCGCGAAGAGCTGGGAGGAATTGAGTACAGGTCTTTGAAGACGCTTGCCCGGGTCCTGACGGTCTACTTCTGGGGCTATACGGCGCTGGGTGTGGTTGGGCTCTTGCCGTGGATTCTGCAGGCCACTCAGTACGGGCAAGTTGTCGAGGCGGCAGGCCAAAACAAAGTATGGTGGGCTTTCTTTACTTCGCAATCGGCTTTCATGGATCTGGGTTTTACCTTGACGCCAGACAGCATGAATTCATTCAGCACCGCGACATGGCCACTTCTGTGGATGAGCTTCCTGATCGTCATCGGCAACACTGGATTCCCCATCATGCTCCGCTTCATGATTTGGGTGCTCTCGCTCATTGTACCCAAGAATTCTGGCATGTATGAGGAGTTGCGGTTTTTGCTCGaccaccctcgccgctgCTTCACACTTTTGTTCCCTTCCAAAGCCACTTGGTGGCTGCTGGGCTTCCTTGTCCTCCTAAACGGCCTCGACGTGATGTTTTTTATCGTCTTGGAT CTTGGGCAAGAGGGCCCTGTAGCCTCGATGTCGGACGGCCAAAAAGTTCTTAATGGTATTTTCGAAGCCGCATCCACGAGGACCGCTGGTTTCTCCTGTGTGAATCTCTCACTGCTTCACCCCGCCGTCCAGGTTTCCTACATGATCATGATGTACATTTCGGTCTTTCCCATCGCCATATCGGTTCGTAGGACGAATGTGTATGAGGAGAATGCACTAGGAATCTACTCGCacggcgaagaagaggaacaCTCCAAGGCAAACCACAACGACTGGTCGCACGTCGGCACTCACGCTCGCCGCCAGCTCTCGTTTGATTTGCCGTTTATTGCCTTGGGCCTCTTCATTTTGGCCATCTCGGAAGGGCCGCGTATCATGAACCCCGAGGACGCCGCCAATGGCTTCACCATGTTTAGCATGCTCTTTGAGTCCATCAGCGCTTACGGCACAGTCGGCATGAGCTTGGGGTACTCGACAATCAACGCATCACTTTCGGCCGAGTTTTCGGACGTTGGAAAGCTGATTATTATCTGCTTGATGATACGCGGCCGACACCGTGGTCTCCCGTACGGTCTGGACAGGGCCATTCTTCTGCCCAGCGATGCACTCAATGCGAAGGACGCAATGGCTGCAGATACAGAAGGCAGATTGGCTAGGCAGATTTCTCGCATGTCTGTGGCGACACACCGCAGCGACACGACGCACAACCAGAGGGGCCTGGGACATGTCCTGGCTGCCATTTTGCATCCAGGTCCTCCCGTACCGCCCGAGCCCCCGATGGAAGCTATTCATAGGAGATCGACCGACCCTGGCTCGGACGCGGAGCCGCAACCTATGCGGGTCACCTCGAGACGTACCGAGCCCGGTGTTGTGCGGAGATCGGTTAGTCACTTGTTTTCGCCCAGGCCTAGGACTGCTGGTGGGCATGAAGATGATTAG